The nucleotide window TGTTCCTATTGCTCTGCTTCGGAGTCTTCTGgatcttcctcctctacagCTGCCTTGGTGACCACAGTACTCTTTGCTGTCTTGACGCTAACGTGAGTTGGTCGTAGAGCGGCTGCTAACGGGCATGTAGCTATTCGGCAATTGTTGCGGCCGCATCGGAGGCAGCGTCGTTCCTGGCGTCGAGCATCGATTTCCTCTTGGTTGACCCATTTTGCTCGTTTTCCAATAAGTTCTCGGTCTTCGGGACGCCTAGATGGATATCCATTCATGTTGGTCTTGCCGCGGAGGCCGACAGCGTTCACTTGGGTAGTTGTAGGCTGCGTAGGTTCCCATTCCATCATGTCTTCGGGGGAAACTGCTGTGAGCGTGGCATTATTTGATTTTGCTGGTGGTTCATAGGTTGGTGCATTTTCAGCAGTTCGGCTACCGTAACGGCGGGTTGTTTTCGTCCATTGGCCGAACAACTCCATGTCGTTGCTAAGATCTGCACACTTCTGAGCGAACCTTGCGTATGTGCTTGTTTCTGCTCCTGATGTACCAACAAGCCTATCCTTTATCCTACCACTTAATGCATTGCGTAAGTAGGATATCTTCGTATGCTCAGGCCAGCTTTCTGCGTCAGCGTTGgccatctctttctcaaaccGTGGATAGAAGGAAATAAACGTCTCGTCGTCCTTCTGGCGTATAGAGTAGAGGTTCTGAATGGCTTTCTCCTTCCGATTTCGTTCGCCGTAGAGGAGTTCAAGGCGGTCAAGCAGCTTGAAAGGGTTTGGCGATTCTTCTTTAACTTGTATCTCGTAGTATGTTGTAACGTTGGTTTTCGCTGCCCCATCAAGACGCATGTAGACGTAGCGTAGCTGAGCTTTTAGGCTTCCAATAGCTtgcgcgtcttcttcg belongs to Pyrenophora tritici-repentis strain M4 chromosome 10, whole genome shotgun sequence and includes:
- a CDS encoding Retrotrans-gag domain containing protein — protein: MTTNDSNQLLQSLLQRLEDMSTRMERLEAPSHELPQTPGHNTDATTDPTPTSETSNTSVPITPKPRHSLPHPPTFGGNKSQWRGWKLEMEGKIEEDAQAIGSLKAQLRYVYMRLDGAAKTNVTTYYEIQVKEESPNPFKLLDRLELLYGERNRKEKAIQNLYSIRQKDDETFISFYPRFEKEMANADAESWPEHTKISYLRNALSGRIKDRLVGTSGAETSTYARFAQKCADLSNDMELFGQWTKTTRRYGSRTAENAPTYEPPAKSNNATLTAVSPEDMMEWEPTQPTTTQVNAVGLRGKTNMNGYPSRRPEDRELIGKRAKWVNQEEIDARRQERRCLRCGRNNCRIATCPLAAALRPTHVSVKTAKSTVVTKAAVEEEDPEDSEAEQ